One Gemmatimonadaceae bacterium DNA segment encodes these proteins:
- a CDS encoding ABC transporter permease — protein sequence MSQASPTPAAGALRPAPDAPTPSTARALVARFSPVLGLVAVVLIFTLLSDEPGRFLSAFNLRVVLSQTVITALGAIGMTMIVVGGGIDLSVGASIALTGVLAATGLRDGWSPPMAVAAAVAAGGIIGLLNGAVITALRVVPFIVTLGMLGTARGTAKWLAGEQTVNVPATWINDLVVTMPKPAWLILPVGVWIVIALAVIVALVLRNTVFGRRIFALGSNEAAARACGIDTTRLKLAIYGCAGCLFGLTGVMQVSRLRQGDPTVANGAELDIIAAVVIGGGSLSGGEGSIAGSLIGALIMAFLRNGCQQMGWPNYIQEIIIGVIIVLAVALDRARLAWAERSAA from the coding sequence TTGTCCCAGGCCAGTCCCACACCCGCGGCAGGCGCGCTGCGCCCGGCGCCTGACGCACCAACACCGAGCACCGCCCGCGCCCTCGTGGCGCGGTTCTCCCCCGTGCTCGGGCTCGTGGCGGTGGTGCTCATCTTCACGCTCCTCTCCGACGAACCCGGGCGCTTCCTCTCGGCGTTCAACCTGCGCGTCGTCCTGTCACAGACGGTGATCACCGCGCTGGGCGCGATCGGGATGACGATGATCGTGGTGGGGGGCGGGATCGACCTCTCGGTGGGGGCGTCGATCGCGTTGACCGGGGTGCTGGCGGCGACGGGGTTGCGCGACGGCTGGTCGCCGCCGATGGCGGTGGCGGCGGCGGTTGCGGCTGGCGGTATCATCGGGCTGCTGAACGGGGCGGTGATCACCGCGCTGCGCGTGGTCCCCTTCATCGTCACGCTGGGGATGCTGGGGACGGCGCGCGGGACGGCGAAGTGGCTCGCCGGCGAGCAGACCGTGAACGTCCCCGCGACCTGGATCAACGACCTCGTCGTGACGATGCCCAAGCCCGCCTGGCTCATCCTTCCGGTTGGCGTGTGGATCGTCATCGCCCTCGCGGTCATTGTGGCGCTGGTACTGCGCAACACCGTCTTCGGGCGGCGGATCTTCGCGTTAGGCTCCAACGAGGCGGCGGCGCGTGCCTGTGGCATCGACACCACGCGCCTCAAGCTGGCCATCTATGGCTGCGCCGGGTGCCTCTTCGGGCTCACCGGGGTGATGCAGGTCTCCCGCCTGCGCCAGGGCGACCCCACGGTGGCCAATGGCGCGGAGCTGGACATCATTGCCGCGGTGGTCATTGGCGGCGGTTCGCTGAGCGGCGGCGAGGGGAGCATTGCCGGCTCGTTGATTGGCGCGCTGATCATGGCCTTCTTGCGCAACGGCTGCCAGCAGATGGGATGGCCCAATTACATCCAGGAGATCATTATCGGCGTGATCATCGTCCTCGCGGTGGCGCTCGACCGGGCGCGGCTGGCATGGGCGGAACGGAGCGCGGCATGA
- a CDS encoding glucose 1-dehydrogenase, which yields MTHTPLPSSLALTDRVAIVTGGSSGIGQAIARLLAERGARVAILDIADAGQTVDAIIAAGAHALQLTCDVTNQQGVEVAFREVADRLGALDILVNSAGVAHVGNVVQTTEADLDRVYAVNVKGVYNCLRSGVLAMKERGGVILNIASVASSIGLADRFAYSMSKGAVLTMTYSVARDYVHEKIRCNCVAPARVHTPFVDSFLARSYPGREAEMFEALSRTQPIGRMGTPGEIAELAAFLCSDAAAFITGTNVAIDGGFVSLKM from the coding sequence ATGACGCACACACCACTCCCGTCATCGCTTGCCCTCACCGATCGCGTCGCCATCGTCACCGGCGGGAGTTCGGGAATCGGGCAGGCCATTGCCCGCCTCCTGGCCGAGCGAGGGGCTCGTGTCGCCATCCTCGACATCGCCGACGCCGGCCAGACAGTGGATGCGATCATCGCCGCCGGCGCCCATGCGTTGCAGCTGACGTGCGACGTCACGAACCAGCAGGGAGTCGAAGTCGCCTTTCGCGAGGTGGCCGACCGGCTCGGCGCGCTCGACATCCTCGTCAACAGTGCCGGCGTCGCGCACGTCGGCAATGTGGTCCAGACCACTGAGGCCGACCTCGATCGCGTCTACGCGGTCAACGTGAAGGGGGTCTACAACTGCCTCCGCTCCGGCGTGCTGGCCATGAAGGAGCGTGGCGGCGTGATCCTGAATATCGCATCCGTCGCCTCGTCCATCGGGCTCGCGGACCGCTTCGCCTACTCGATGAGCAAGGGCGCGGTGCTCACCATGACGTACTCGGTGGCTCGCGACTACGTCCACGAGAAGATCCGATGCAACTGCGTTGCGCCAGCGCGCGTCCACACGCCCTTTGTCGACAGCTTCCTCGCCCGCTCCTATCCCGGGCGCGAGGCGGAGATGTTCGAGGCGCTCTCCCGCACCCAGCCCATCGGGCGCATGGGGACGCCCGGCGAGATTGCCGAACTCGCCGCGTTTCTCTGTTCCGACGCGGCCGCCTTCATCACCGGGACCAACGTCGCGATCGATGGCGGTTTCGTCTCGCTCAAGATGTGA
- a CDS encoding TonB-dependent receptor — MPARLARSAGLLTAQGTAPLRISGTLRSAESREVVRHARVVADRSISVESNEEGVYFLALAAGRHRVEVRAIGFAPFDTTISLTASQTLDVMLVRSQVTLATVAVTATNEQADIDPKSPEMSIARLDVQTLRQVPAALGEVDPIRSLTLLPGVSSSSDFTTAINVRGGGSDQNLILLDEATIYNPSHILGFLSVFNSDAVDDATLYKGAIPPRFGGRLSSVVDLRQREGNANEFAASATLGLLASRLAVEGPLKGKGSWLVAARRSYADVFTKASSDPDIRNSVAYFYDLNAKVTKPLGEHGMLVASGFFGRDRFGVGDQFGAGWGNKSGTLRWNEIVRDRLYSKVTLAASNYDYRLTFPIGNDSTQWTARVKSLDLKIDESLHLSPGHRLEFGVQGTLHGFSPGEVKPLGESNLARKKVPERSAMAGALYLGEEREFGERWAIRYGARLSGFVRTGTATVFRYANDQPLVYDSLLGRYEPGAVVDSTRYGAGEKVQAYGALEPRASLRFSLDKGTSLKASYARTVQYLHLASKTNSPTPLDVWEPAGPYLRPQRADQVALGMQRITPGQAWDLSAEVFVKRSRDVVDFVDGADVILNEKLETLILQGRGRAWGLELFARRQVGKTTGWVSYTLSRSEQRFGSGAASATTSAPGINNGEWYVSPYDKTHDLSVVAMRPLSRNWTMGTTFTLASGLPATFPESRYVVDGLILAEYGPRNAARLPAYHRLDLAFTRKMRRGELQLGVFNAYNRFNAQSMSFRQTKDNPLASEAVQLSVFGIVPSISYTRHF; from the coding sequence GTGCCAGCGCGCCTCGCGCGCTCGGCCGGGCTCCTCACCGCCCAGGGAACCGCCCCGCTCCGCATCTCCGGCACGTTGCGCAGCGCCGAGTCGCGTGAAGTTGTGCGCCACGCACGCGTGGTGGCCGACCGCAGCATATCGGTCGAAAGCAACGAGGAAGGGGTGTACTTCCTCGCGCTCGCCGCGGGCCGTCATCGCGTGGAGGTTCGTGCCATCGGCTTCGCCCCGTTTGACACGACCATCTCGCTCACCGCATCGCAGACGCTCGACGTCATGCTGGTGCGCAGCCAGGTGACGCTGGCGACCGTCGCGGTGACCGCTACCAACGAGCAGGCCGACATCGACCCCAAGTCGCCGGAGATGAGCATCGCGCGTCTCGATGTGCAAACGTTGCGTCAGGTTCCTGCGGCGCTGGGCGAGGTGGATCCCATCCGATCGCTCACGCTGCTCCCCGGTGTGTCGTCCTCCAGCGACTTCACCACGGCGATCAACGTGCGCGGCGGCGGGTCGGACCAGAACCTGATCCTCCTCGACGAGGCGACGATCTACAACCCGTCGCACATTCTTGGCTTCCTCTCGGTGTTCAACTCGGACGCCGTCGATGATGCGACGCTGTACAAGGGAGCGATCCCGCCGCGCTTCGGCGGGCGCCTGTCGTCGGTGGTGGACCTGCGGCAGCGCGAGGGGAACGCGAACGAGTTTGCCGCGTCGGCGACGCTGGGGCTGCTCGCATCGCGCTTGGCCGTCGAAGGGCCGCTCAAGGGAAAGGGGTCGTGGCTGGTCGCGGCGCGCCGCTCCTATGCCGATGTCTTCACCAAGGCCTCGAGCGATCCCGACATCCGTAACTCCGTCGCCTACTTCTACGACCTCAATGCCAAGGTGACAAAGCCGTTAGGCGAGCATGGGATGCTGGTGGCCTCCGGTTTCTTCGGGCGCGACCGCTTTGGCGTCGGCGACCAGTTCGGCGCCGGGTGGGGGAACAAGTCGGGAACGTTGCGCTGGAACGAGATCGTGCGCGACCGGCTGTACTCCAAGGTCACGCTGGCGGCGAGCAACTACGACTATCGCCTCACCTTCCCGATCGGGAACGACTCCACGCAGTGGACGGCGCGCGTGAAGAGCCTCGACCTCAAGATTGATGAGTCGTTGCATCTGTCACCCGGGCATCGGCTGGAGTTCGGTGTGCAGGGGACGTTGCACGGCTTCTCGCCCGGCGAGGTGAAGCCGCTGGGCGAGTCGAACCTCGCCCGCAAGAAGGTGCCGGAGCGCAGCGCGATGGCCGGTGCACTGTACCTGGGCGAGGAGCGCGAGTTTGGCGAACGCTGGGCGATTCGCTACGGTGCGCGCCTCTCCGGCTTCGTGCGCACAGGGACGGCGACGGTCTTTCGCTACGCCAACGACCAGCCGCTGGTATACGACTCATTGCTCGGGCGCTACGAGCCGGGGGCGGTGGTGGACAGCACGCGGTACGGCGCGGGAGAGAAGGTGCAGGCGTACGGCGCGCTGGAGCCGCGCGCCTCGCTGCGCTTCTCGCTCGACAAGGGGACCTCGCTCAAGGCGAGCTACGCGCGCACGGTGCAGTACCTCCACCTCGCCTCCAAGACAAACTCTCCGACGCCGCTCGATGTGTGGGAACCGGCCGGCCCATACCTCAGGCCGCAGCGCGCCGACCAGGTGGCGCTCGGGATGCAGCGCATCACCCCCGGTCAGGCGTGGGACCTTTCGGCGGAGGTCTTCGTGAAGCGTTCGCGCGACGTTGTCGACTTCGTCGACGGAGCAGACGTCATCCTCAACGAGAAGCTGGAGACGCTGATCCTGCAGGGACGCGGGCGGGCCTGGGGGCTCGAGCTGTTCGCACGCCGGCAGGTGGGGAAGACGACCGGGTGGGTGAGCTACACGCTCAGCCGCTCGGAGCAGCGCTTCGGCTCGGGCGCCGCCTCGGCGACGACCAGCGCGCCGGGAATCAACAACGGCGAGTGGTACGTGTCGCCGTACGACAAGACGCACGACCTTTCAGTGGTCGCCATGCGTCCGCTCAGCCGCAATTGGACGATGGGGACGACCTTCACCCTCGCCAGCGGGCTCCCCGCCACGTTCCCCGAGTCGCGCTACGTGGTCGATGGGTTGATCCTGGCCGAGTACGGACCACGCAACGCCGCGCGCCTCCCGGCCTATCACCGGCTGGACCTTGCCTTCACGCGCAAGATGCGACGCGGCGAGTTGCAGCTGGGAGTCTTCAACGCCTACAACCGCTTCAACGCGCAGTCGATGTCGTTCCGCCAGACCAAGGACAACCCGCTCGCCTCCGAGGCGGTGCAGCTGTCGGTGTTCGGGATCGTCCCGAGCATTTCCTACACGCGTCACTTCTAG
- a CDS encoding antibiotic biosynthesis monooxygenase, translating to MLIVHVYVHVLPDQVDPFIAASRENARQSVQEPGVVRFDLIQQEDDPTRFVLVEIYRTPEDPARHKATAHYATWRNAVEPMMAEPRRSTKYHALAPHAAWWEYPG from the coding sequence ATGCTCATCGTCCACGTGTACGTCCACGTCCTTCCCGATCAAGTCGATCCCTTCATCGCCGCCTCGCGCGAGAACGCGCGGCAGAGCGTGCAGGAGCCCGGCGTCGTCCGCTTCGACCTGATTCAACAGGAGGACGATCCCACACGCTTCGTGCTCGTGGAGATCTACCGCACCCCCGAGGATCCCGCGCGCCACAAGGCCACGGCGCACTACGCCACGTGGCGCAACGCCGTCGAGCCGATGATGGCCGAGCCACGCCGCAGCACGAAGTACCACGCCCTCGCCCCCCACGCCGCCTGGTGGGAGTACCCGGGGTGA
- a CDS encoding protein kinase: MLHDLQSALGASYRVERELGGGGMSRVFLATERALGRRVVIKVLAPEVATTLTATRFQREAEVTARLQHPHLLPVLSAGVAGEFLYYVTPYVEGETLRHRLDREGALPVADARRILREPSSALAYAHGQGIVHRDIKPENILLSNGLAVLADFGISSLAPDQAAGNATRLTQVGMSIGTPGYMSPEQAAGERDLDGRSDLYSLGVVGYEMLAGRPPFSGSSSADLIRQHMVAPPPSLADARDDVPPELAAIIAQLLAKEPNERFASAGALQDALWQSGTVSGKKKVGNDAVGEDPSRSMIGGRRARIVAAVVAVLLLAVAAVRWLPRSAPPDRRHAPDAADILVIAPFDVIGAHDEYREGLVDLLATALDGAGALRTVAPSTTLRAWPARARGDRETALALARQVHATLALHGSVVAAGKDSVRLRATILDAERNVPVGTDIDLMGETSRIDRLADTLSLAVLAQLRGTTNAGDARRGTMGSSSLPAIKAYLRGEQFYRRAQWDTAAAMYRVAIGADSTFALAFRRLGNSLGWKLQPDARVNEEGYHFLVRAGAMNHRLAPRDSVLVATDSLFGAAMLAQSDYTVLAPYAQVVRMTRVLEDATSRFGDDPEVWFKLGDARFHFTERIAPSLSGARGARDAFQQALSLDSTFVPAALHLTTVAASDQDEPAMRRAIALFIGAAPDGDVSTALRLVRDLLDRTPDAVARIEAVGRSRDFALQSNLAQVASPLLDSTEGAVHLFRAGLQSAQRGGLPEPIMDGLRWRFGNLLLLRGHMAEARTFLTRSQAPLLAQVALAGAMPIDSADQMMRGWGMDPADLAVSVGQAMWWSAREDTVQLQRLVSEVAARRERAHPTLRVLLPGLVALARRDTAAALSALDRPDSVCQVGCGALHLLRARILSAKRQDNAAAAILARPYSANDATRVLWMLERARVQERLGNRPAAIDSYLYVERAWSGGDQVLQPTVREAREALRRLSTDAPRARRTS, translated from the coding sequence GTGCTGCACGACCTGCAATCCGCACTTGGCGCGAGCTATCGCGTCGAGCGAGAGCTTGGAGGGGGCGGCATGAGCCGGGTCTTCCTCGCCACCGAGCGCGCGCTCGGACGGCGCGTCGTCATCAAGGTCCTCGCCCCCGAGGTCGCGACCACGCTGACGGCGACGCGCTTCCAGCGCGAAGCCGAGGTCACGGCGCGCCTGCAGCATCCGCACCTCCTCCCTGTCCTCTCGGCGGGAGTGGCCGGGGAGTTCCTCTACTACGTCACTCCCTACGTCGAGGGCGAGACGTTGCGGCACCGGCTCGATCGCGAGGGGGCGCTCCCGGTCGCCGATGCCCGCCGCATCCTCCGGGAGCCGTCATCGGCTCTGGCCTATGCGCACGGCCAGGGGATCGTCCATCGCGACATAAAGCCGGAGAACATCCTGCTCTCGAACGGGCTGGCGGTGCTGGCCGATTTCGGCATTTCGTCGTTGGCCCCTGACCAGGCGGCAGGCAATGCCACGCGGCTCACGCAGGTCGGGATGTCGATCGGGACGCCGGGCTACATGTCGCCGGAGCAAGCGGCCGGGGAGCGCGACCTCGACGGCCGCAGCGATCTCTACTCCCTCGGCGTCGTGGGCTACGAGATGCTGGCCGGGCGTCCGCCGTTCAGCGGGAGTTCGTCGGCGGACCTGATTCGGCAGCACATGGTCGCGCCACCGCCCTCGCTTGCCGACGCGCGCGACGACGTCCCGCCGGAGCTCGCCGCGATCATCGCACAGTTGCTGGCCAAGGAGCCTAACGAACGGTTCGCGAGTGCCGGCGCGCTGCAGGATGCCCTCTGGCAATCCGGCACCGTCTCCGGCAAGAAGAAGGTCGGGAACGATGCCGTTGGCGAAGATCCCTCACGTTCGATGATCGGAGGGCGCCGGGCGCGTATCGTCGCGGCGGTGGTCGCCGTGCTGCTCCTGGCTGTCGCCGCCGTGCGTTGGCTGCCCCGGAGCGCTCCCCCCGATCGACGGCACGCGCCGGACGCTGCAGACATCCTCGTCATCGCCCCCTTCGACGTGATCGGCGCACACGACGAGTACCGCGAAGGACTCGTCGACCTCCTCGCGACCGCGCTCGACGGGGCCGGGGCGCTGCGCACGGTTGCTCCCTCCACCACGCTGCGCGCCTGGCCCGCACGTGCGCGCGGCGACCGCGAGACCGCCCTCGCGCTCGCCCGGCAGGTGCATGCCACGCTGGCGTTGCACGGATCGGTGGTCGCCGCCGGAAAGGACTCCGTGCGCCTGCGCGCCACCATCCTCGACGCCGAGCGCAACGTACCGGTCGGCACCGACATCGACCTGATGGGCGAGACGTCACGCATCGATCGACTCGCCGATACGCTGTCGCTCGCCGTACTCGCACAGCTGCGTGGGACGACCAACGCTGGCGACGCACGGCGTGGCACCATGGGCTCGTCGTCGCTCCCCGCGATCAAGGCCTACCTGCGGGGCGAGCAGTTCTACCGACGCGCGCAATGGGACACGGCGGCGGCGATGTATCGCGTGGCGATTGGCGCCGACAGCACTTTCGCACTCGCCTTTCGTCGACTTGGCAATTCACTGGGATGGAAGCTTCAACCCGACGCCCGCGTGAACGAGGAGGGATATCACTTCCTGGTGCGCGCGGGAGCGATGAACCACCGCCTCGCGCCGCGGGATAGCGTGCTCGTTGCCACCGACTCGCTGTTTGGTGCTGCGATGCTCGCCCAGTCGGACTACACCGTCCTTGCGCCGTACGCGCAAGTTGTGCGCATGACGCGCGTCCTGGAGGACGCGACCTCCCGCTTTGGCGATGATCCCGAGGTCTGGTTCAAGCTGGGCGATGCGCGCTTTCACTTCACCGAGCGCATCGCGCCGAGTCTTTCCGGCGCCCGAGGGGCACGCGATGCCTTTCAGCAGGCGTTGTCGTTGGACTCGACGTTCGTGCCGGCAGCGTTGCACCTGACGACTGTTGCCGCCAGCGACCAGGACGAGCCAGCCATGCGCCGCGCCATAGCGCTGTTCATCGGCGCTGCGCCGGACGGTGACGTGAGTACAGCGTTGCGGTTGGTGCGCGACCTGCTCGACCGCACCCCGGACGCCGTCGCGCGCATCGAAGCGGTCGGCCGCTCGCGCGACTTCGCGTTGCAGTCCAACCTTGCCCAGGTTGCCAGCCCGCTTCTCGATTCCACCGAAGGGGCGGTGCACCTGTTTCGGGCGGGACTGCAGTCCGCGCAGAGGGGCGGCCTCCCCGAGCCAATCATGGACGGGCTCCGCTGGCGATTCGGCAACCTGCTCCTCCTGCGCGGGCACATGGCGGAAGCGCGGACATTTCTCACGCGATCGCAGGCGCCCCTGCTTGCGCAGGTCGCGCTGGCGGGCGCGATGCCAATCGATAGCGCCGACCAGATGATGCGCGGATGGGGAATGGACCCGGCCGACCTCGCCGTCTCCGTCGGGCAGGCGATGTGGTGGAGCGCACGTGAAGATACCGTGCAGCTGCAACGACTCGTGTCGGAAGTCGCCGCCAGGAGGGAGCGCGCGCATCCGACGCTGCGCGTGCTGCTCCCGGGGCTCGTGGCGCTGGCCCGGCGCGACACCGCGGCGGCGCTCTCGGCGCTCGACCGGCCCGACTCCGTCTGTCAGGTTGGCTGCGGCGCACTCCACCTGCTGCGCGCCAGAATCCTGTCGGCCAAGCGTCAGGACAACGCCGCGGCGGCAATTCTGGCGCGCCCGTACTCCGCCAACGACGCCACGCGCGTGCTATGGATGCTCGAGCGCGCCCGCGTCCAGGAGCGCCTGGGCAACCGCCCGGCCGCCATCGACAGCTACCTCTACGTCGAGCGCGCCTGGAGCGGTGGCGACCAGGTCCTGCAGCCGACGGTACGAGAGGCGCGCGAGGCGCTGCGGCGCCTCTCCACCGACGCGCCACGGGCCAGACGGACGTCGTAG
- a CDS encoding amidohydrolase family protein: protein MTTPHLPRVDAHIHLWDPEVLSYPWLQAHASLARRFLPEDYGSLNGGSARPVDAVVAVEGNVRDGAGVVEAAWLDWVAAMDPRIAGIVAYVDMLDDPRRDHAFTALRRMPRVVGVRHNIQGHPAGFSTQPRFVAGVRAVAAAGYPFDLCATASQLGEVRALVERCPEVHFILDHCGKPDIGHGSFDAWRRDIDAIAAHDTVTCKLSGLFTQCAPDPCDERAIRPYLRHVVEIFGPRRVMYASDWPVCTLAGSADAWHALVCDVVGGLCSRHERDEIFGGTAIRAYRLTITTPA from the coding sequence ATGACCACGCCGCACCTGCCACGGGTGGATGCGCACATTCACCTGTGGGATCCCGAAGTGCTCTCATACCCCTGGCTGCAGGCGCACGCGTCGCTGGCGCGCCGCTTCCTCCCCGAGGACTATGGTAGCCTAAATGGTGGCAGCGCCCGCCCGGTGGACGCGGTGGTGGCGGTGGAGGGCAATGTGCGCGATGGTGCGGGCGTGGTCGAGGCCGCGTGGCTCGACTGGGTGGCGGCGATGGATCCACGCATTGCCGGCATCGTTGCCTACGTGGACATGCTCGATGACCCTCGGCGCGACCACGCCTTCACCGCGCTTCGGCGCATGCCGCGTGTGGTTGGGGTTCGCCACAACATCCAGGGCCATCCGGCAGGATTCTCGACACAGCCGCGCTTCGTGGCCGGCGTGCGTGCCGTCGCGGCCGCCGGCTATCCGTTCGACCTCTGCGCCACGGCGTCGCAACTGGGAGAAGTGCGCGCGCTCGTCGAGCGTTGTCCGGAAGTCCACTTCATCCTCGATCACTGCGGGAAGCCCGACATCGGCCACGGATCGTTCGACGCCTGGCGCCGGGACATCGACGCCATTGCGGCTCACGACACGGTGACGTGCAAGCTGTCGGGTCTCTTCACGCAGTGCGCGCCCGACCCGTGCGACGAGCGCGCAATTCGCCCGTACCTGCGACATGTCGTCGAGATCTTCGGGCCGCGCCGAGTGATGTATGCCTCCGATTGGCCGGTGTGCACGCTGGCGGGGAGCGCCGACGCGTGGCACGCGCTGGTGTGCGACGTGGTCGGCGGACTCTGCTCGCGCCACGAGCGCGACGAGATCTTCGGGGGAACCGCGATTCGCGCCTATCGACTCACCATCACGACGCCCGCATGA
- a CDS encoding L-fuconate dehydratase produces MRFPTSAALDGSDAMNPDPDYSAAYVILHTDAGDGIEGHGLTFTIGRGNELCVAAIEALAPLVRGRDLADITSDMGSFWRGITSDSQLRWVGPEKGVIHLATAALVNAVWDLWAKVEGKPLWRLLADMTPEEVVHCIDFRYITDALTPDEALAILRRHRPTRAAREAELLRDGYPAYTTSAGWLGYSDEKIRQLCRDGIAEGWSHFKIKVGRDLADDIRRASIIRDVIGPGRKLMVDANQVWDVGEAIEWVKALAPFDPWWIEEPTSPDDVLGHAAIARAVAPIGVATGEHCQNRVVFKQLMQAGAIRFCQVDACRLGGVNEVLAVLLLAAKHGIPVCPHAGGVGLCEYVQHLSIFDYLCVSASLHDRLIEYVDHLHEHFVDPVVMRNGRYVPPQAPGYSITMKRESLDAYAFPDGPVWSQRRAAMANLAAGGDA; encoded by the coding sequence GTGCGCTTCCCCACATCGGCGGCGCTCGATGGTTCCGACGCGATGAACCCCGATCCCGACTACTCGGCGGCCTACGTCATCCTGCACACCGATGCGGGCGACGGGATCGAGGGGCACGGGCTCACCTTCACCATCGGGCGCGGCAACGAGCTGTGCGTCGCGGCAATCGAGGCGCTCGCGCCGCTGGTGCGCGGGCGCGACCTGGCCGACATCACGTCCGACATGGGGAGCTTCTGGCGCGGTATCACTTCCGACTCGCAGCTTCGCTGGGTCGGCCCGGAGAAGGGCGTCATCCATCTCGCCACGGCGGCGCTGGTGAACGCCGTGTGGGACCTGTGGGCCAAGGTCGAGGGAAAGCCGCTCTGGAGGCTCCTCGCCGACATGACGCCGGAGGAGGTCGTGCACTGCATCGACTTCCGCTACATCACCGATGCGCTCACGCCGGATGAGGCGCTGGCGATCCTGCGTCGCCATCGCCCCACGCGCGCCGCGCGCGAGGCGGAGCTGCTGCGCGACGGCTATCCGGCCTACACGACGTCTGCAGGATGGCTTGGCTACTCGGACGAGAAGATTCGCCAGCTCTGTCGCGATGGCATCGCCGAGGGGTGGTCGCACTTCAAGATCAAGGTTGGGAGAGACCTCGCGGACGACATCCGGCGCGCGTCGATCATTCGCGACGTGATTGGCCCCGGCCGCAAGCTCATGGTCGACGCCAACCAGGTGTGGGACGTGGGGGAGGCGATCGAGTGGGTGAAGGCGCTCGCGCCGTTCGATCCGTGGTGGATCGAGGAGCCGACGTCGCCCGACGACGTGCTGGGGCACGCCGCCATCGCGCGCGCCGTTGCCCCCATCGGCGTCGCCACCGGCGAGCACTGCCAGAACCGCGTGGTGTTCAAGCAGCTGATGCAGGCGGGGGCCATCCGCTTCTGCCAGGTGGATGCCTGCCGCCTTGGCGGCGTGAACGAAGTGCTGGCGGTGTTGCTCCTGGCGGCAAAGCACGGGATCCCTGTCTGCCCGCACGCCGGCGGCGTGGGGCTGTGCGAGTACGTGCAGCACCTCTCGATCTTCGACTACCTGTGCGTGAGTGCCTCGCTCCACGACCGGCTCATCGAGTACGTCGATCACCTGCACGAGCACTTCGTCGACCCGGTGGTGATGCGGAACGGGCGCTACGTCCCGCCGCAGGCGCCGGGATACAGCATCACGATGAAACGGGAGAGTCTCGACGCATACGCCTTCCCCGATGGACCGGTGTGGAGCCAGCGCCGTGCAGCGATGGCGAACCTCGCGGCGGGCGGTGACGCATGA
- a CDS encoding DUF4249 domain-containing protein, translating into MSITKRARLTTLLVLPLLAFAGGCERVVDVDLATGERLLVVEGRMERIIGEGAIPQQIRVTTTDRYFSNTAAPAATGATVRVTDEAGHSLSFAPSPNDASLHVSPPFAAEVGHRYTLHVTWQGEQYEGSDLLTSVAPIDSMYFMERNNVIGPRDGLRATIDTRDPGGERNYYVWDQLVNGVRLISADSTFKARMFANDDLVDGKSVTQFQPYGGMVVKPGDRVEVRQISLSEEGYRYYVALTDQVTNDGSPFAVSTASVRGNVANLTHPARRALGYFMAGEVSSARKAVPLTP; encoded by the coding sequence ATGTCCATCACCAAGCGCGCGCGCCTCACGACGCTGCTCGTGCTCCCGTTGCTTGCGTTCGCCGGCGGCTGCGAGCGCGTGGTCGATGTCGACCTGGCCACCGGGGAGCGACTCCTCGTGGTCGAGGGACGCATGGAGCGCATCATCGGGGAGGGAGCCATTCCCCAGCAGATCCGCGTGACGACCACCGACCGCTACTTCAGCAACACGGCCGCACCGGCCGCGACGGGGGCCACCGTGCGCGTCACCGACGAGGCGGGACACTCGCTTTCCTTCGCGCCGTCGCCGAACGACGCGTCGCTCCACGTGTCGCCGCCGTTCGCCGCGGAAGTCGGGCACCGGTACACACTGCACGTCACCTGGCAGGGAGAGCAGTACGAAGGGAGCGATCTCCTCACCTCGGTCGCGCCGATCGACTCGATGTACTTCATGGAGCGCAACAACGTCATCGGCCCGCGTGACGGGCTGCGGGCAACGATCGACACGCGCGATCCGGGCGGGGAGCGCAACTACTACGTCTGGGACCAGCTCGTGAACGGCGTGCGCCTCATCTCGGCCGACAGCACCTTCAAGGCGCGCATGTTCGCCAACGACGACCTGGTGGACGGGAAGTCCGTGACGCAGTTCCAGCCCTATGGCGGGATGGTCGTCAAGCCCGGCGACCGCGTCGAGGTGCGCCAGATCTCGCTGAGTGAGGAAGGCTATCGGTACTACGTCGCGCTCACCGACCAGGTCACCAACGACGGCTCACCGTTCGCCGTCTCGACGGCGAGCGTGCGCGGCAACGTCGCCAACCTGACGCACCCGGCTCGGCGCGCGTTAGGCTACTTCATGGCGGGCGAGGTCTCGTCGGCGAGGAAGGCGGTGCCGCTCACGCCGTGA